Proteins co-encoded in one Marinitoga sp. 38H-ov genomic window:
- the eno gene encoding phosphopyruvate hydratase: protein MWYDEIVAVSAREVLDSRGNPTVEAVVELASGAMGRAIVPSGASTGKFEALELRDGDKSRFKGKGVLTAVKNINEIIAKELVGFNVFDQPLIDKVMLELDGTDNKSKLGANAILAVSMAVARAAADSLGIPLYKYLGGPNAKVLPVPLMNIVNGGEHADNNLDIQEFMIVPAGFDKFSDALRAGAEVFHSLKSLLKKEGHVTAVGDEGGFAPNLNSNEEAIQFIIKAIEDAGYKAGEHVFIALDCAASEYYDEEKKVYNIDGKELSADEAMEYYEMLINKYPIVSIEDPFDQEDWEAYTKFTSKVANKVQIVGDDLYVTNVKRLQKGIELKASNSILIKLNQIGSVTETLDTMELAMKSNMTNVVSHRSGESEDTFIADLAVAMNAGFIKTGSLSRSERIAKYNQLLRIEEELGEIAEYRGLKAFYSLRK from the coding sequence ATGTGGTATGATGAAATCGTTGCTGTTAGTGCAAGAGAAGTTTTAGATTCTAGAGGAAATCCAACAGTTGAAGCTGTTGTAGAATTAGCAAGTGGTGCTATGGGAAGAGCTATTGTTCCATCAGGAGCTTCAACTGGAAAATTTGAAGCTTTAGAATTAAGAGATGGTGATAAATCAAGATTTAAAGGAAAAGGCGTATTAACTGCAGTAAAAAATATTAATGAAATTATTGCTAAAGAATTAGTTGGATTTAATGTATTTGATCAACCATTAATCGACAAAGTTATGTTAGAATTAGATGGTACTGATAACAAATCTAAATTAGGAGCTAATGCAATTTTAGCTGTATCTATGGCTGTTGCAAGAGCTGCTGCAGATTCATTAGGAATTCCACTATACAAATACTTAGGCGGACCAAATGCAAAAGTATTACCAGTTCCATTAATGAATATTGTTAATGGTGGAGAACATGCTGATAACAACTTAGATATTCAAGAATTTATGATTGTTCCTGCTGGTTTTGATAAATTTTCAGATGCTTTAAGAGCTGGAGCAGAAGTATTTCATTCATTAAAATCATTATTGAAAAAAGAAGGTCATGTTACTGCTGTAGGTGATGAAGGTGGATTTGCACCTAATTTAAATTCAAATGAAGAAGCTATCCAATTTATTATTAAAGCTATTGAAGATGCTGGTTATAAGGCTGGGGAACATGTATTTATTGCTTTAGACTGTGCTGCATCTGAATATTATGATGAAGAGAAAAAAGTATATAATATAGACGGAAAAGAATTATCTGCTGATGAAGCTATGGAATACTATGAAATGTTAATTAATAAGTATCCTATAGTATCTATTGAAGATCCATTTGATCAAGAAGATTGGGAAGCTTATACTAAATTCACATCTAAAGTTGCTAATAAAGTACAAATTGTTGGTGATGATTTATATGTAACAAATGTAAAAAGATTACAAAAAGGTATTGAATTAAAAGCTTCTAACTCTATTTTAATTAAATTAAACCAAATTGGTTCAGTAACTGAAACATTAGATACAATGGAATTAGCAATGAAATCAAATATGACAAATGTTGTATCTCACAGATCTGGAGAAAGTGAAGATACATTTATAGCTGATTTAGCAGTTGCTATGAATGCTGGATTTATTAAAACTGGATCATTATCTAGAAGCGAAAGAATTGCTAAGTATAATCAATTATTAAGAATTGAAGAAGAATTAGGAGAAATTGCTGAATACAGAGGATTAAAAGCATTTTATTCTTTAAGAAAATAA
- a CDS encoding cache domain-containing protein, with the protein MFFSLITFLMIFSFFIILNLKYIERTVENIVNRSSLSVFNIINNYNYEYKNIINTFNNDLHISTKIYYFNYILKSSELKYVFDNKQYIEFEKNILEKKSLTNFNGEIIISDFNGNIFYPKYPNIKNYTLYERNLSVLKKSTDLVVVSPIFNVDGENYLYLSSFIFHIDNVPIGYITLEINVDLKNLMSFNIDNLNFYIIDKDTKLIWPKISLPYFIYSKIFLSNKIEEKIKFNGNFYYLKKTDFGNNVYLLSIFENKMFERYSLMYFLLISLFISLILFFWLKRYIKFENRISDNLFKINKELEIDDSKDIIKKIKIIKFNANTIFKEINTFEEIENNILNSLKVYDDILFIGFYTKIHELYEIYNSGEYKISDEIINILKNTKEIYEFKIPSQLLGIDHFLVIKENKLSELEKNLIFNGIKQMIYNYYIKINNILEFENFMNYYFGYNFKNLIIAKFKEEFNLKFIEFKCYTFKKDNNLIFLNTYSKKMNDEIIESLEILCDLNNIEVKIIQLKIPKYDSKKKKLIKEVERILSSSYDEIESSY; encoded by the coding sequence TTGTTTTTTTCTTTAATTACGTTTTTGATGATTTTTTCATTTTTTATAATTTTAAATTTAAAATATATAGAAAGAACGGTTGAAAATATAGTAAACCGTTCTTCTCTTTCTGTTTTTAATATAATTAATAATTATAATTATGAATATAAAAATATAATAAATACATTTAATAATGATTTGCATATCAGTACAAAAATATATTATTTTAATTATATTTTAAAAAGTAGTGAATTAAAGTATGTATTTGACAATAAACAGTATATAGAATTTGAAAAAAATATTTTAGAAAAAAAGAGTTTAACCAATTTTAATGGCGAAATAATTATAAGCGATTTTAATGGTAATATATTTTATCCAAAATATCCAAATATCAAAAACTATACTTTATATGAAAGGAATTTAAGTGTATTAAAAAAAAGTACTGATTTAGTTGTAGTTTCACCTATATTTAATGTAGATGGTGAAAATTATTTATATCTATCTTCATTTATTTTTCATATAGATAATGTTCCTATAGGATATATAACTTTAGAAATAAATGTTGATTTAAAAAATTTAATGAGTTTTAATATAGATAATCTTAATTTTTATATTATAGATAAAGATACAAAGTTAATTTGGCCTAAAATCTCTTTACCATATTTTATATATTCTAAGATATTTCTATCAAATAAGATAGAGGAAAAAATTAAATTTAATGGAAACTTTTATTATTTAAAAAAGACAGATTTTGGAAATAATGTATATTTATTATCTATATTTGAAAATAAAATGTTTGAAAGATATTCATTAATGTATTTCTTATTAATATCATTATTTATTTCATTAATATTATTTTTTTGGTTAAAAAGATATATAAAGTTTGAAAATAGAATTTCAGATAATCTTTTTAAAATTAATAAAGAGCTTGAAATAGATGATTCTAAAGATATAATTAAAAAAATAAAAATAATAAAATTTAACGCAAATACTATATTTAAAGAAATAAATACATTTGAAGAAATTGAAAACAATATCTTAAATTCTTTGAAAGTATATGATGATATACTTTTTATAGGATTTTATACTAAAATACATGAGTTATATGAAATTTATAATTCAGGAGAATATAAGATATCAGATGAAATTATCAATATTTTAAAAAATACTAAGGAAATATATGAATTTAAAATACCATCTCAATTACTTGGAATAGATCATTTTTTAGTGATTAAAGAAAATAAATTAAGTGAATTAGAAAAAAATCTAATATTTAATGGTATAAAACAAATGATATATAATTATTATATAAAGATCAATAACATATTAGAATTTGAAAATTTTATGAATTATTACTTTGGATATAATTTTAAAAATTTAATTATAGCTAAGTTTAAAGAGGAATTTAATTTAAAATTTATTGAATTTAAATGCTATACATTTAAAAAAGACAATAATTTGATATTTTTAAATACATATAGTAAAAAGATGAATGATGAAATAATAGAGAGTTTAGAGATTTTATGCGATTTAAATAATATAGAGGTAAAGATTATACAATTAAAAATTCCTAAATATGATTCAAAGAAGAAAAAACTTATTAAAGAAGTTGAAAGAATTTTATCTAGTTCATATGATGAAATAGAAAGTTCATATTAA
- a CDS encoding M42 family metallopeptidase: protein MKELIKKLTEVNSPSGREHAIREVIINEIKDYVDEYKVDRLGNLIAIKKGESDKTILFDAHMDEIGLVVTHITEEGFLRIEPVGGVNPRVLIGTKVQFNGHIGVVGFEGETMEEYSKNMNNINFDILYVDIGVNSKEEAEKIAPIGTFGTYYSHFNDLGEKVVSKALDDRIGCAIMIEALKRIKNPKNNLIFAFTVQEEVGLIGATVAGYNYDIDMAIALDVTASADTPKAFKRMSMRLDEGPCIKIKDGYTVSDKFVVDTLKDVAKENNIKYQMEVLLFGGTNAGGYQTTKSGIPSGTISIPTRYIHTPHEMVSIFDVEESVKFVLALSNW from the coding sequence ATGAAAGAATTAATAAAAAAACTAACTGAGGTAAATTCACCAAGTGGAAGAGAACATGCAATTAGAGAGGTTATTATAAATGAAATAAAAGATTATGTTGATGAATATAAGGTCGATAGATTAGGTAATTTAATAGCAATAAAAAAGGGCGAATCAGATAAAACAATATTATTTGATGCACATATGGATGAAATAGGTTTAGTTGTAACCCATATAACTGAAGAAGGTTTTTTGAGAATTGAACCAGTAGGTGGAGTTAATCCTAGAGTTTTAATAGGGACAAAAGTTCAATTTAATGGTCATATTGGAGTAGTAGGATTTGAAGGAGAAACAATGGAAGAATATTCAAAAAATATGAATAATATTAATTTTGATATATTATATGTTGATATAGGTGTAAATTCTAAGGAAGAAGCAGAGAAAATAGCTCCTATAGGAACATTTGGAACATACTATTCACATTTTAATGATTTAGGTGAAAAAGTTGTCTCAAAAGCTTTAGATGATAGAATAGGTTGTGCAATAATGATTGAAGCATTAAAAAGAATAAAAAATCCAAAAAATAATTTAATATTTGCATTTACAGTACAAGAAGAAGTAGGGTTAATTGGTGCTACGGTAGCTGGTTATAATTATGATATAGATATGGCTATTGCATTAGATGTAACTGCTTCTGCAGATACCCCAAAAGCATTTAAAAGAATGTCAATGAGATTAGATGAAGGTCCATGTATCAAAATAAAAGATGGTTATACAGTAAGTGATAAGTTTGTAGTTGATACTCTAAAAGATGTTGCTAAAGAAAATAATATAAAATATCAAATGGAAGTGTTATTATTTGGTGGCACTAATGCTGGAGGATATCAAACAACAAAATCTGGTATCCCGTCTGGAACAATATCTATACCTACAAGATATATACATACTCCTCATGAAATGGTTTCTATTTTTGATGTTGAAGAAAGTGTTAAATTTGTTTTAGCCTTATCAAATTGGTGA
- a CDS encoding M42 family metallopeptidase encodes MNKELLKYLPELTEISGISGREEKVREYILEKIKDKVDEYHIDAMGNLISKIKGKDSSKKIMVLAHMDEVGFMVTKINDDGTFHISPVGGVDSRVVFAQRLKVNDEILGVVQIKPIHLLSPSERKNKPDYNSFKVYTGFNKDELSKKVKLGDMVTFDTKYYENGNRAVSKAFDDRAGCSWMINLIDKINESERPEYDTYFSFVVQEEVGLRGSGVAAHQINPDVAIVLEGTTAGDYPLLDKDKWATHLGNGPATFFMHSGVVLSKEIFDKIVSIAEENNIKLQFKMRTAGGTDARRLAITLDGIPSGILAVPSRYIHSPNSIIDLNDYINGYRLLELLILEGRILK; translated from the coding sequence ATGAATAAAGAATTGTTAAAATACCTACCCGAGTTAACTGAGATATCTGGTATATCAGGTAGAGAAGAAAAAGTTAGAGAGTACATATTAGAAAAAATAAAAGATAAAGTTGATGAATATCATATTGATGCGATGGGTAATTTAATTAGTAAAATTAAAGGTAAAGATTCATCAAAAAAAATAATGGTTCTTGCACATATGGATGAAGTAGGGTTTATGGTAACAAAAATAAATGATGATGGGACATTTCATATTTCTCCCGTTGGCGGGGTTGATTCAAGAGTAGTTTTTGCTCAAAGATTAAAAGTTAATGATGAAATATTAGGCGTTGTTCAAATAAAGCCTATACATTTGTTAAGCCCATCCGAAAGAAAAAACAAACCAGATTATAATAGTTTTAAAGTATATACTGGGTTTAATAAGGATGAATTGAGTAAAAAAGTAAAATTAGGAGATATGGTTACATTTGATACGAAATACTATGAAAATGGTAATAGAGCGGTATCAAAAGCATTTGATGATAGAGCAGGTTGTTCATGGATGATAAATTTAATAGATAAGATAAATGAAAGTGAAAGACCAGAATACGATACATATTTTTCTTTTGTTGTACAAGAAGAAGTAGGATTAAGAGGTAGTGGAGTTGCTGCACATCAAATAAATCCAGATGTTGCTATAGTTTTAGAAGGAACAACAGCTGGTGATTATCCTTTGCTAGATAAAGACAAATGGGCTACTCATCTAGGTAATGGACCAGCAACATTTTTTATGCATTCTGGTGTTGTATTATCAAAAGAAATATTTGATAAAATTGTAAGTATAGCAGAAGAAAATAATATAAAATTACAATTTAAAATGAGAACAGCAGGGGGAACAGATGCAAGAAGATTAGCAATTACATTAGATGGAATTCCTTCAGGGATTTTAGCTGTTCCGTCAAGATATATTCATTCACCTAATTCTATAATAGATTTAAATGATTATATAAATGGATATAGATTATTAGAGTTATTAATACTTGAAGGGAGGATTTTAAAATAA
- a CDS encoding M20/M25/M40 family metallo-hydrolase — translation MESKEIIKKLSDAVGISMYENEVKDRIIEIANELSTDLKILDVGKGSLGIKYGNGKTKIALFAHIDEIGIVISKIVNEEFVMVQTIGGVDPRTLISKRVKVKDKIGVVGMLAPHLQKQEHRSAAPDFDNLYIDFSISGGTEGLEVGDIGVVEVKSEELNGKITGKALDDRAGCAVLLKTIEYLKKYRIDDKTVYLLFNQGEEIGLKGAKRTSFEINPEIGIVVDVTFGSDTPQHFEKIEMGKGPAIAIGPSFNTEITEKIIEIAKKYNIKHQIEPLPIRSGTEADIIQIVREGIKTIGISIPILNMHSSVEVADPIDIDLSARLIAQFIADYSKEGEMNE, via the coding sequence ATGGAAAGTAAAGAAATAATAAAAAAACTGAGTGATGCAGTTGGTATTTCTATGTATGAAAATGAAGTTAAGGATAGAATTATAGAGATTGCTAATGAGTTATCAACAGATTTGAAAATATTAGATGTTGGAAAAGGATCTTTAGGGATAAAATATGGAAATGGAAAAACAAAAATAGCATTATTTGCCCATATTGATGAAATTGGTATAGTTATATCTAAGATTGTAAATGAAGAATTTGTTATGGTTCAAACAATTGGAGGGGTGGATCCCAGAACTTTAATATCAAAAAGGGTTAAAGTTAAGGATAAGATAGGGGTTGTTGGTATGTTGGCACCCCATTTACAAAAACAAGAACATAGAAGCGCTGCTCCTGATTTTGATAATTTATATATTGATTTTTCTATTTCAGGTGGTACTGAAGGTTTAGAAGTTGGAGATATAGGCGTTGTGGAAGTAAAATCTGAAGAATTAAATGGAAAAATAACAGGTAAAGCTTTAGATGACAGAGCAGGTTGTGCTGTATTATTAAAAACAATAGAATATTTAAAAAAATATAGAATTGATGATAAGACTGTTTATTTATTATTTAATCAAGGTGAGGAAATAGGTCTAAAAGGTGCAAAAAGAACAAGTTTCGAAATTAATCCTGAAATAGGAATAGTTGTAGATGTTACATTTGGGAGTGATACACCACAACATTTTGAGAAAATTGAGATGGGAAAAGGACCAGCAATTGCTATTGGACCATCATTTAATACAGAAATTACAGAAAAAATTATAGAGATTGCAAAAAAATATAATATAAAACACCAGATTGAACCACTTCCTATACGTAGTGGAACAGAAGCAGATATTATCCAAATTGTAAGAGAAGGGATTAAAACAATAGGTATATCTATTCCGATTTTAAATATGCATTCTTCTGTAGAAGTTGCAGATCCAATAGATATAGATTTATCTGCGAGATTAATAGCTCAATTTATTGCTGATTATTCAAAAGAAGGTGAAATGAATGAATAA
- a CDS encoding septum site-determining protein MinC: protein MASESVYPKFIDGDIIFFMENNVTQKQLLEELSENLDKLNNFFEDGDGFYVLIKNPEMYSIVPKIGKLAKEKKLFLSGAYFEDLPEIKKKKKEFRLSGTNIYKKHVRSGQILDNPGDIIIFGNVNQGAEIRAGGSVIVFGKVKGTIRVGMTQNKNTFIVAAEMDSPLVEICGIVLNNYAWPQGPVSIHYDNDQINVEPIEL from the coding sequence ATGGCTTCGGAATCTGTATATCCCAAATTTATAGACGGGGATATTATATTTTTTATGGAAAATAATGTTACTCAAAAACAACTTTTAGAAGAGCTTTCCGAAAACCTTGATAAGCTTAATAATTTTTTTGAGGATGGAGATGGATTTTATGTATTAATAAAAAATCCAGAAATGTATTCAATTGTCCCGAAAATTGGAAAATTAGCAAAAGAAAAAAAATTATTTTTATCTGGGGCATATTTTGAAGATTTACCAGAAATTAAAAAGAAGAAAAAAGAATTTAGATTAAGCGGCACAAATATTTATAAAAAACATGTAAGATCTGGACAAATTTTAGATAATCCAGGTGATATAATAATCTTTGGTAATGTTAATCAAGGGGCAGAAATTAGAGCAGGAGGAAGCGTCATTGTTTTCGGAAAAGTAAAAGGAACAATAAGAGTAGGAATGACTCAAAATAAAAATACATTTATAGTTGCAGCTGAAATGGATTCACCATTAGTAGAAATTTGTGGTATTGTATTGAATAATTATGCATGGCCACAAGGACCTGTTTCTATTCATTATGATAATGATCAAATAAATGTAGAACCTATAGAATTATGA
- a CDS encoding methylmalonyl-CoA mutase family protein: protein MFKEDKLNEISNKKKQWEESTLKKAIEKFPERKESFKTTYNEELKRVYTPEDIKNIDYLEDIGFPGEYPYTRGVQPTMYRGRFWTMRQYAGFATAEESNKRYKYLLEQGQTGLSVAFDLPTQIGYDSDHSMSEGEVGKVGVAIDSLKDMEILFDGIPLDKVSVSMTINSTASILLSMLIAVAEKQGVSQDKLRGTIQNDILKEYIARGTYVLPPEPSMKIIVDIFEYGSKNLPKFNLISISGYHIREAGANAVQEVAFTLADGIAYVEAAIKAGLDPNVFGKNLSFFFNAHNNFIEEIAKFRAARKLWAKIMRNRFNVTNPNALKLKFHTQTAGSTLTAQQPLNNIIRVTIQALSAVLGGTQSLHTNSYDEALGLPTELSATIALRTQQIIAYESGVTETIDPFAGSYVIEALTKDIEEKAMNYIDKIEKMGGMVRAIEDGYVQKEILNSAYESQLAVENNEQIIVGLNKFTIEEEQKSGSILKVDPEVEERQKQKLKELRKERNNELVKKNLLKLRNAAENNENLMPFILEAVKSYATLGEITDVLREVYGEYHEAVIL from the coding sequence ATGTTTAAAGAAGATAAATTAAATGAAATTTCTAATAAGAAAAAACAATGGGAAGAATCCACCTTAAAGAAGGCAATAGAAAAATTTCCTGAAAGGAAAGAATCATTTAAAACTACATATAACGAAGAGTTAAAACGCGTATACACTCCTGAAGATATTAAAAATATTGATTATTTAGAAGATATTGGTTTTCCAGGAGAATACCCATACACTAGAGGTGTTCAACCAACAATGTATAGGGGAAGATTCTGGACAATGAGACAATACGCAGGCTTCGCTACTGCCGAAGAATCAAATAAAAGATATAAATATCTTTTAGAACAAGGTCAAACCGGATTATCTGTAGCTTTCGATTTACCTACACAAATAGGATATGATTCTGATCATTCAATGTCCGAAGGTGAAGTTGGTAAAGTTGGTGTTGCTATAGATTCTTTAAAAGATATGGAAATATTATTTGATGGCATTCCATTAGATAAAGTTAGTGTTTCAATGACAATTAATTCCACAGCTTCAATATTATTATCTATGTTAATAGCAGTAGCGGAAAAACAGGGAGTTTCTCAAGATAAACTAAGGGGAACTATACAAAATGATATTTTAAAAGAATATATTGCAAGAGGAACTTATGTTTTACCTCCTGAACCTTCAATGAAGATAATTGTGGATATATTTGAATACGGATCAAAAAACTTACCAAAATTTAATTTAATAAGTATAAGTGGTTATCATATTAGAGAGGCTGGCGCAAATGCTGTTCAAGAAGTAGCTTTCACTTTAGCAGATGGAATTGCATATGTAGAAGCTGCTATTAAAGCAGGCTTAGATCCAAACGTATTTGGTAAAAATTTATCTTTCTTCTTTAACGCTCATAATAACTTTATAGAAGAAATTGCAAAATTTAGAGCTGCAAGAAAATTATGGGCAAAAATAATGAGAAATAGATTTAATGTTACTAATCCAAATGCTTTAAAATTAAAATTCCATACTCAAACTGCAGGATCCACATTAACCGCTCAACAACCTTTAAATAATATAATACGTGTTACTATACAAGCATTATCTGCTGTTTTAGGTGGAACTCAATCTTTACATACTAATTCATATGACGAAGCTTTAGGGCTACCAACAGAATTATCAGCAACGATTGCATTAAGAACTCAACAAATAATCGCATATGAATCTGGTGTTACTGAAACAATTGATCCATTTGCCGGTTCATATGTAATAGAAGCATTAACTAAAGATATTGAAGAAAAAGCTATGAATTATATTGATAAAATAGAAAAAATGGGTGGAATGGTAAGAGCAATAGAAGATGGTTATGTACAAAAAGAAATATTAAATTCAGCATATGAATCACAATTAGCTGTAGAAAATAATGAACAAATTATTGTTGGTTTAAATAAATTTACAATAGAAGAAGAACAAAAATCAGGTTCCATATTAAAGGTTGATCCAGAAGTTGAAGAAAGACAAAAACAAAAATTAAAAGAATTAAGAAAAGAGAGAAATAATGAATTAGTAAAGAAAAACTTATTAAAATTAAGAAATGCCGCAGAAAATAATGAAAATTTAATGCCATTTATTTTAGAAGCTGTAAAATCTTATGCTACTTTAGGAGAAATAACAGACGTATTAAGAGAAGTTTACGGTGAATATCACGAAGCTGTAATATTATAA
- a CDS encoding cobalamin B12-binding domain-containing protein, producing MGKIRVLVGKPGLDGHDRGAKVVARALRDAGMEVIYTGIRQTPEDIVNTALEEDVNVIGLSILSGAHMKLCEKILNLLKEKNAQIPVFLGGIIPEDDIPELKKMGISEVFGPGTSLEKITSKVKEIAGDN from the coding sequence ATGGGAAAAATTAGGGTATTAGTTGGTAAACCCGGTTTAGATGGACATGATAGAGGAGCTAAGGTTGTTGCTAGAGCATTAAGAGATGCTGGAATGGAAGTTATATATACCGGAATAAGACAAACCCCTGAAGATATTGTTAATACCGCATTAGAAGAAGATGTTAATGTAATTGGATTATCTATATTATCAGGCGCTCATATGAAATTATGTGAAAAAATATTAAATCTTTTAAAAGAAAAAAATGCTCAAATTCCTGTATTTTTAGGAGGAATTATTCCAGAGGATGATATTCCTGAATTGAAAAAAATGGGAATTTCTGAAGTTTTTGGACCTGGAACATCTCTTGAAAAAATTACTAGTAAGGTGAAAGAAATTGCAGGAGATAATTGA
- the meaB gene encoding methylmalonyl Co-A mutase-associated GTPase MeaB — translation MQEIIEKFKNGDKYALAKIISLVENNINYAWEIINKLPKPKKDAQIIGITGSPGAGKSTTLSKMVNKWVNQGLKIGIIAVDPSSPFSGGAFLGDRIRMRSLSGKENVYIRSVASRGSVGGLCDSIYDIVDVMKSFGFDKIIIETVGAGQSEIEVIFVADTILLVLSPNNGDEIQMFKAGIMEIADAYIVNKMDLPESDKFILQLKNTLSLESDSKSKVILPVSAIRNEGINEIIQWIDNHFDTIKSSGEYEFRKKRRTKRRVRSSIIRNIDDIIESGDFEFKNMEDLKKKIMNFICEVNNNEEN, via the coding sequence TTGCAGGAGATAATTGAAAAATTTAAAAATGGTGACAAATATGCTTTAGCAAAAATAATTTCATTAGTTGAAAATAATATCAATTATGCTTGGGAAATTATTAATAAATTACCAAAACCAAAAAAAGACGCTCAAATAATTGGAATAACAGGTAGTCCCGGAGCTGGAAAAAGCACTACATTATCAAAAATGGTTAATAAATGGGTTAATCAAGGTTTAAAAATTGGTATTATAGCAGTTGATCCATCTAGTCCTTTTTCTGGAGGTGCTTTTTTAGGCGATAGAATTAGAATGAGAAGTTTATCGGGAAAAGAAAATGTTTATATAAGAAGTGTTGCTTCACGTGGAAGTGTTGGTGGATTATGCGATTCTATATATGATATAGTTGATGTAATGAAATCTTTTGGCTTTGACAAAATTATTATTGAAACTGTTGGAGCAGGACAATCAGAAATTGAGGTAATATTTGTTGCTGATACTATATTATTGGTTTTATCACCTAATAATGGTGATGAAATACAAATGTTTAAGGCAGGTATAATGGAAATTGCTGATGCGTATATTGTTAATAAAATGGATTTACCAGAATCAGATAAATTTATTTTGCAACTAAAAAATACATTATCTTTAGAAAGCGACTCTAAATCAAAAGTTATTCTTCCAGTAAGCGCTATACGCAATGAAGGAATTAATGAAATTATACAATGGATTGATAATCATTTTGATACTATAAAAAGTAGTGGAGAATATGAATTTAGAAAAAAAAGAAGAACAAAACGAAGAGTTAGAAGTTCTATAATAAGAAATATTGATGATATAATTGAATCAGGAGATTTTGAATTTAAAAATATGGAAGATTTAAAGAAAAAAATTATGAATTTTATTTGTGAGGTGAATAATAATGAAGAAAATTGA
- the mce gene encoding methylmalonyl-CoA epimerase: MIMKKIDHIGIAVRSIENALKLYNDLLGLEITGEEILEDRGLKVAFIKVGDTRIELLEPLHEKSEISSFLEKKGEGMHHIAYEVDDVKSMIEKAKSLELKPLSDEPKDGAHNTKVVFLHPKTTNGVLVELVEHK; this comes from the coding sequence ATAATAATGAAGAAAATTGATCATATTGGAATTGCTGTAAGATCTATTGAAAATGCATTAAAATTATATAATGATCTTCTTGGATTAGAAATTACAGGCGAAGAAATTCTTGAAGATAGAGGACTAAAAGTTGCTTTTATTAAAGTAGGAGATACTAGAATAGAGCTTTTAGAACCCCTTCATGAAAAATCAGAAATTTCAAGTTTTTTAGAAAAAAAGGGTGAAGGCATGCATCACATTGCATATGAAGTTGACGATGTAAAAAGTATGATTGAAAAGGCAAAATCATTAGAATTAAAACCATTAAGCGATGAACCAAAGGATGGAGCTCATAATACAAAAGTTGTATTTTTACATCCAAAAACAACTAACGGAGTGCTTGTTGAATTAGTTGAACATAAATAA